In Oryzias latipes chromosome 19, ASM223467v1, the genomic stretch aaataatgaaagaaatttaaaaaaacagttttaaaagtcgGACCCAAAATCCacaattattaaaacaaataattatttaaaacaaaaaagtagtaTTTTACCGCTTCATAAAGCTCTGTCAATCAACCTTTTTTCACTCCCCGTTGCAGACTTCAACAGCTTAGTTACAATTTCACCAACACCCTCTCTCtgctcaaagttttttttaactataccAAATGCTTAAAAGgaaagcaacacaaaaaaactacttAAAACATAAATTCTTCATATGAATACTAATTTCTTCTAGCTTATGTCTGTGCCAAATAAAGAAactcagaaaaataaattgaaacacttttattttgaaataaagaacttcaaaataacaatgaaaacatttgaatgttCAGTTTCATATTTGTACACTACACAATTTTACTATGTCACCTGATTTAAGGATTTAATCACAAGACATCCTTAAATCAGGTGACTCATGCATTGAGTCACCTGATTTAAGGATGTCTTGTGATGTGACAATGCTTAAGTCACCTCATAAGACATccttaaattagtttttttctttagataggttcaacaaaacaacaaagtagATATTAAGTTAGAGCAAACTCCTGCTCTGATATGCTAAATGTATTTACTTTGTAATTTTCTTgcattttgacaaaaatatcTTGAGGCAAGCTTTTCTTGATAAAAAATATCCTGAGGAAAGCTTTACTGTTTGGGTGTTACATAACAAGAGTTTTGAGAAAAGTCACAGagtgcaaaacaaaaagaaaaaaaaaatatcagaaaaaattgaaacaaaattcCTCCTTTGAAGGAACAAAGAGAAAAGATGACGTCTCTGTGTGACACTGTGGTGTTGCATCATCCTGGCCTTCACGCTGATGCAGGTTCTCATCTGTTGACAGTTTCTGTGTTTTGACTCCTGCTCTTCTATGGAAAACAGATTTCTTTGGGGCCTCTGATGCAACTTTGACCTGAGCTGATGCAATCTCtattgtaaacaaaacaaaaaaaaccaaaccatCACTTAACAATGCATCTGTGACATAACTTGTCACATAAACAACTTTTACTCTTTGCGTAACATTCAACTCACCTCCCTGAATGAGCTTGAACTGCCTTGTCCtctcttcctccatttttttcctgtagtcTCCAGTCATGGCTCTCATCACCTGCCTCTTTTTAGCCAGAGGAGCTTTAGAGCTGCGCAGAGTTTTCAGGGCGCGAgatgcttcttcttctgcagagAGTAAAGACATAAAATCTCTAAGAAATGTAGGTGATGACCAGACCAAGAAGTATTAAAAGTTAACCAGCAGCAACTGAGTTGCTTAGTACTTCATGCTGTTTTTGATCACCTTAATAATTTCGCTAAATTTTCCttgatttctttttgtaatttgGTATGAGATTTGGTTTTATCTCACTATGAAgtttttgcctttgttttcagagtGCGTATGAGGCACTAGATTATTCATTTTATACATTTCCATTTTTGAATTTGTTCCCCTGTTTTCCCTTTCATTCTTCttcttatttgttttcatttattatccatGCTTGTTGTTTCTGTCATTGTAATCTgttccattcatttatttttcttttttcagatgaCGTTTTAAGTAATATCTTCCTGCCTTAgaaatagctaaaaaaaaacagataactATTTAAAGTTTCAGATATAAAGTAAATAATTAAAGAGATAAAATCATTGCTCACACTGACTTTGTTTAGTAGTTCCCTTCTGGCACTTCAGCCCCAGTTCCAGCTGCTCGATACACCAGTCCAGTTGTCTGTTCAGTTTTTCTTCAGTTCCCTAAAAGACAATCAACATTTGATCTAAAATCAGTAATTTAacaatattaaaatgaaatctccataGCTACAgggttttaaaggaaaacataaCAAACcagctcttcttcttcttcttcttctcgtGTCCCATAATCAGCCTCCTTCTTTTGATCTTTAGCAGGTTGCTCTTTTGTTCCAGATTTCtttttcgtctttttttttgttttcggtTGTGCAGACGCTTCAGATTGAGTGCTAGCATTATGAAAAAGTGAAGGTTTTTCTTCCTGGTCCTGTGGTTGGTTGGTTGGGGAAGAGGAGTGGGCAGTTTCTCTTGTATCCATCTCCTTGGAGATTGCAAAGTTGAAAGCAAAATCAGAGCACTGGCCTGAGAAGGATGGCCGGCCTAATGCTTCTTTATTCCCGTCTGATGGAGGTGTCTTCACCTGAGATCCTGAAGAACTGTCACTGAAGAAGTTGAATTTGAAGGAGTTGTCACTGCGAGTCCAGAGGGGATTCGAAGCCCCACTTTTGACAGGGGAGGTGCTGTCTGATTTTGCTTCAATATCTgggaaataaagcaaaaaaaacgaatttaaaataacatttattatgCAAAATACACAGATTTACTTTAAGAAGCAATAGACTATTTAAAAAACCTACATTTtataagggaaaaaaatgaggtcaGTTTTGGTGCATTTAACTGCACGAAAACCAAATACTTTGCTTTGGTAAAGAAGTGCGCCAAGCACAACTCAGTAGCAAGATCatcttaaacagtttttttttctggtgcgTCATATAAATCATAAATAGTTGTGATTTACCTAAAAACAGTAGCTTTTGGTCCGTCACGTTTCCCTCCATGATTGCTCTATTTTCGCCTTAAAGCGTTGATTTACTCGAATATTTTGTTCAGTACAGCTTTCATCAAAACACACTTATTTCTTTagattttgtatgtgtgttttaAATCATTATAGATCTTTAATTTAACCCgtaaaaacacactaaaacCGTGTCCAGAAACTCACCACAGGTGTCACGCAATAATACGTCCGACTGGTAGTTCTCGATCAAAGAATAGGGAGTTCCGCTAAGACAGcatgaacagaaaaaagaattatttcATAAtctataaacttaaaaaaaaatgaatgtgcaAAAGGAAATGCTGCTAtagttttatgtttgttttagaaTTTAATGATTaaatcatgatttaaaaaaaagataaaatacaaacacacctatatatacacacacatatgggGTGTTACTTAAAAAACGCATTGTAATGTAAATATCTATGTGAATTTGACTGTGTAAGTCaagtaaaaagcaaataatttttataatcataaacacatttctccaataagaaaaatgccattttaattttatgcgAGGTCGGGCAAAACTTTTACGACGGGAACTCGTTAATGAAACTGTTTTTGTCCCCTTTTTTTAAGCTgtatgcatttaaaaaagtgGCGGGCTCCTATCCACCCGTTTTCTTTAAACTGAAcgttttccctccttttttcgCATTGCCACAATGAATCAGCGAACAAGCCCACCTTTTCCTGGCTGAGTTATCGTCAAGGGGGTGTTACTTAAAAAACGCATTGTAATTTAAATAACCATATGAGTTTGACTGTGTATGTCaagtaaaaagcaaataattttACGTCACTTAAACATTTTATAGCTTAATGTAatagatacatttttaaagctgctgcagaaagtaagttttatatttaatttgtttaaagggTAGTTAAGAGGAAAATTTTACACATCCCTTTCACCAGTGAAAATTTAGCGTCATTCAACGTTTCAGCCAATCATGTAAGAGCTGGGGCGGGGCTTGTACGTCACTGAAGTTTATAAATTCTTGCCCCTGCGTTCTGGCGGTAGTGAGAAGAAACGACGCGCAGGGATCAACCAGATCTGTCAGAGCATAAAAGCGGTAATGTCAATTTTTCAACTATTATTGagtttttatctttaatgtATTCGCATTTGGTGGGTAAAAATCTATTAGGTTTTGGACTTAAGTGACGAACAAAAATTCGAAGCTTGCTGACAATTATAAAGAGCTTCGGTCTACTCTGCTAACTTATTAGCTACATTTCAAATTCTCACGAAACGGTTAAGTGTGTGTATCACATGTTAGGTATTGACTTGAGGATTTATttcgtttttgtgtttttttttctaagtataTATTGCTCTAATAGTTTAACATATGGCATTTAAAACACTACCAACGGTGTTTTGTTTGGCTGGCGCCATTTTACAACCGTCCATGCTAGCTTTAAATGTGTTGGATGGCCAAAGAAACGTGTGTTTCCCAAGTAGCTTAATGGTGGCTGCCTGATATTGCATTTCCCCACAAATTAAATTCTTATCACTTACATTTTAACCataacaattttattttcataactgCTTAACCGCCCCCAAAAGTTTATATCTAATTGAAGGTAAATAAGGTTGAAGaaacaatttctttcatttattttaaaataaacaaacttgtATTTGCTGAACTTGTCCTATGATTATGATGCTTTAACGAgcatttgttttacatttgatttttatttgagCCAGTTTTGTGTATACCTAATTTATTTACCGTTTTGTTCAGATTGAGAAATGGCTCGTACTAAACAAACCGCCCGTAAATCCACTGGAGGAAAGGCGCCTAGGAAGCAGCTGGCAACCAAAGCAGCCAGGAAAAGTGCGCCTTCTACCGGTGGAGTGAAGAAGCCCCACAGATACAGGTATAAACACAGTTAAATATAAATAGGGTTAAATATGTTGtgtatattttttcttctgacaCTGGGATgtattttttcgtttttttccaGGCCTGGCACTGTGGCTTTGCGTGAGATCCGTCGGTATCAGAAGTCCACAGAGCTGCTCATCAGGAAGCTGCCCTTCCAGCGGCTTGTGAGAGAAATTGCTCAAGATTTCAAGACTGACCTGCGTTTTCAGAGTGCAGCAATCGGTGCTCTCCAGGTAAATTATGTTCTTTGACCCCACGCACGGGCGTGTTGACTAATTTTACTTGCAATCACCTGATATATTCCCCATCTCTCCTTGTAGGAGGCCAGTGAAGCATACCTGGTTGGTCTCTTTGAGGACACCAACCTCTGTGCCATCCATGCAAAAAGGGTTACCATCATGCCCAAAGACATTCAGCTGGCAAGGCGAATTAGAGGAGAGCGTGCATAAATGTAGTGGCAAAATTCTTTTTAAtgtgggctgggggggggggggggttcgtgttttttttttttttttggtacatgTAATTGTGTGCCCCAATTGTTCTTAGTTTTAGgcatgtttttgtactttaaaCTTATCttcacttcagaatagtcccaTAATCTGCAACTTCTGAAAGTATTCCACTcaggtctttctttttttaaatcctgtgtgtgcatgcatgtcaTAGGATTTTTGTGTgctgtaaataaagtttttgctACCTCAacttgaatttgttttatttaacataCAGATGCATACAGACacattaaataaattacaaattcAACATaacattaaagcaaattttATCCTACAAAGCCAGCATCATTTTGCTAGCTAGTGGATGTATTTCTCGTGAGCTGTTGTATGAACAAAACATTTGATACAAGTTGTCATATTACAtgagttcatttattttgaggTTCGTCTGGTTCTTCCGTTGAAACCAAACCAGGAAGCTGTTCATACAAATGCCTCTCCAGTTGTTTGTCAATGTCAGTCTCTCCTCTGAAGGCACACCacaacaaaaatgcagcaacAAGGACGCTGATGGGGGCAACTTTCCACCATGGCCGCTCAAAATGACTCCCCATGGAGCGCTTGACCCTCCAGGTCTTGTGGCTGGCCTTGCTGGTGGAGAACTTTATGGGTTCATCAATCGGCTGCACATCCTCAGATCCTTGTGACTTGGATGATACTTTGGCGCTTACGGCAAGCAACCGTGCATTTCTCAAGGCACTGAAAGTAgagaaaaatgaacacatttgtttaaatatgcAAGAGTATTGTTATTTGGGTGACTTCAGTACCATCTAAAGCACAAAATATCAACACTAAATATTGCTCAGGCATTTGTTGGTTAAGTCAGGTTGGTGTGAATACAAATACAGATGTACACAGCAAAAAGTCTCTTAAAATCACAGATTTACAAATCATGACAGATCTATTTTCTGCTgagaaagctttttttaaatagggtATTTAATTCTTATTCAAAAAGCCAGTAAAATCACAAATTCACAGATATACATATCTGAAAGGTACCACAAAGACGAGTCTCTAAAAGCCATCCTACATTATATACTTCAGACCCCTTTCTCACATGTATCTACAATTACAGTAACGTATTACGTTAGCACTAGATTTAAACGATTACCCTGTTAATAAACTACAGTAACAGTCAGGATCAGAGTCCACGCACAAATTTGTTAGTGACACTCACCACGTCCTTGTTAAAACGTTATTAGGAAATCCTGGATGGAGAGCTAATCGTGTCAAAGCACTGAATATTCTTGAAGTAGACATAGTTGACCACTGATCATCTTATAGAACACAGAAAATACAGGTCCTCTTCCACTGCCCGCTTAGGTCATGTAACACGCCGTTGTGCAACAACAAATGTCTTCCGGTGAAGGTTCCGTACCAGAACGTTCCCAGTACAGTAAGTACTGAGTAAATATAATTTCAACGTTTCAACCATTacatttctcaaaataaaactaactcTCTGTTATTTGAAGCCTAAATTAATGCCACGAAGAACTAAATCCCatccaaatattttattaatatcaAAATACTGTGATTTTGTCCATCCAATCATCAC encodes the following:
- the c19h8orf33 gene encoding UPF0488 protein C8orf33 homolog isoform X2, translated to MEGNVTDQKLLFLDIEAKSDSTSPVKSGASNPLWTRSDNSFKFNFFSDSSSGSQEMDTRETAHSSSPTNQPQDQEEKPSLFHNASTQSEASAQPKTKKKTKKKSGTKEQPAKDQKKEADYGTREEEEEEELGTEEKLNRQLDWCIEQLELGLKCQKGTTKQKEEASRALKTLRSSKAPLAKKRQVMRAMTGDYRKKMEEERTRQFKLIQGEIASAQVKVASEAPKKSVFHRRAGVKTQKLSTDENLHQREGQDDATPQCHTETSSFLFVPSKEEFCFNFF
- the c19h8orf33 gene encoding UPF0488 protein C8orf33 homolog isoform X1 — translated: MEGNVTDQKLLFLDIEAKSDSTSPVKSGASNPLWTRSDNSFKFNFFSDSSSGSQVKTPPSDGNKEALGRPSFSGQCSDFAFNFAISKEMDTRETAHSSSPTNQPQDQEEKPSLFHNASTQSEASAQPKTKKKTKKKSGTKEQPAKDQKKEADYGTREEEEEEELGTEEKLNRQLDWCIEQLELGLKCQKGTTKQKEEASRALKTLRSSKAPLAKKRQVMRAMTGDYRKKMEEERTRQFKLIQGEIASAQVKVASEAPKKSVFHRRAGVKTQKLSTDENLHQREGQDDATPQCHTETSSFLFVPSKEEFCFNFF
- the c19h8orf33 gene encoding UPF0488 protein C8orf33 homolog isoform X3, translated to MDTRETAHSSSPTNQPQDQEEKPSLFHNASTQSEASAQPKTKKKTKKKSGTKEQPAKDQKKEADYGTREEEEEEELGTEEKLNRQLDWCIEQLELGLKCQKGTTKQKEEASRALKTLRSSKAPLAKKRQVMRAMTGDYRKKMEEERTRQFKLIQGEIASAQVKVASEAPKKSVFHRRAGVKTQKLSTDENLHQREGQDDATPQCHTETSSFLFVPSKEEFCFNFF
- the LOC101163693 gene encoding histone H3.3, whose protein sequence is MARTKQTARKSTGGKAPRKQLATKAARKSAPSTGGVKKPHRYRPGTVALREIRRYQKSTELLIRKLPFQRLVREIAQDFKTDLRFQSAAIGALQEASEAYLVGLFEDTNLCAIHAKRVTIMPKDIQLARRIRGERA